The DNA window TTATTTTTTTAATAATTTTTATTGCTTATATTCTTTTATGCTTGTTTATAAACTTTTCAAACCAATCTTTATCTGATTTTTTTGAAGTATATAAACTCGGAAAATATGCAATTCTATTCTTGTTTTTTGGTAGTTTATTTGAAAAAAATCCAAAAATATTAGACAAAACCATTTGCATATTTTTGCCATTATTGCTCGTTTTTAACTTATTGCATTACTTCAACATATTTGGATTTAACGAAGCTATAGAGCCATTTTATGCATACAATTTAGAGCATTTAACCTATTTTGGATACGATTCACTTGGAAATCCAGGCACAAAAAGAATGATAGGAACAGCAGGGAACCCAAATGTAAACGGAGTTTTATTTTTATTTTTCACAGCATATTTTCTTTCAAAATTAGACACTAAAAAAATAAATAAATATTCTATTTTATTAGCATTATCAATTATTGGCTTAATACTTTGTCAGTCTAGGACTTCATTAGTTGCAGCAATTGTTATTTTAATTTTAAATTTTTTATTAAAAAAACACACATTAAAAAACATCTCACTTATTGCAATTATAATTGGAGCAGCTGTTTTGACTGCTATAATATTTAGCAACTTATCTTTAGATTATTATGCCAATACGCATATAAAACCACAAGACAACAATTCATTGCGAGGTAGATTTGAAGTATGGCAATATTTGTTTGAAATGGTGAAAGAAAAACCTGTTTTTGGTTACGGTCCTTACAAGCAATATTTTTATCAAAATGAAATATATTCAGAAAGCGAATACATACTTTACTTATGGAGATATGGAATAATTGGACTTTTGATGTATATTACATGGATTATTATTCCATTGTGGAAAAACTTAAAAGCTGCTGCAGAAAACAGATTTTACATTTTAATTGCTGTTGCAATTATGATAACGGCTATAACAAATAATCCATTAACAAATCAAATGATCTTACCTCTTTTTGCTATAGCTACATCTCAATTTTATTCAGAACAATTAATTAAAACAAGTTGATGAAAATAATAAAAGGACGTAGCACTTTCTTTCGCAATACACTAACTTTACTTAGCGGGACAGTTATTGCACAAGCTATTCCTATCTTATTATCACCAGTTTTATCACGCATATATACAACTGAAGATTTTGCAATTTTAGCTATAATAACTCCATTTATAACTATTGGAGCCATAATAGCCAATTTGCGACTTGATATAGCATTAGTAATTCCAAAAGAAGACGATGAAGCTCGCAAATTAATGTCTTTAGCTCTGTTATTTAATTTATTAACAGTTTTATTATCAGTTATTGGTGTATTTATTTTTAATTTTTTCTTTTCAAAACACACATTTTTTTCAGAATCTGCAATAAAATTACTGTGGTATATACCTGCTGGTATTTTTGCTTTAGGCTGGTACACTGCCTTTAACTATTGGTCAACTAGAAACAAAACATACAAAAACAATGCTACATCAAAAATAGTTCAATCGGTAATAAATATTTCAGTTTGTATTATTTTTGGATATTTCAAACCTGGTGCCGAAGGTCTTGTTTTAGGGTTAGTTTTAGGATACATTCTTGGACTTTGCGTGCTGATTTTTAAACATAAAAATAATTTTCCAATTTCATTTAAAATAAATAAAAACAGAAAAAAACTAAAAGATGTATTAGTTAAATATAAAAATTTTATTTTTATAAATACTCCTCACGCTTCTATTGGAACATTTGTAGATCAGGGAATTGTATATTTCTTAAAAATATTTTTTCCTAATAATATTATCGGAGCATTTTCGTTCGGATATAGATATACTAAGGCTCCTTTGGGCATTATAACATCTTCTCTTAGTCAAGTTTTTTACGAAGATGCAGCTAAAAAAGCAAATGAAGGCATTGACATACGCCCATTGATGTTTAAAATACAGAAAAACCTTTTTATTTTTTCATTCCCATTTTATATAATTGGGCTAATATGGGCTCCGGAAATTTTTAGCTTTGTGTTTTCTGCTGAATACTACACTGCTGGCGAAGTTGCAAGCTTATTATTGCCATGGATTTATTTGAGTTTTTTAGTTTCTCCTTTTTCGTCAGTAACTTTAATTTTTAACAAACAAAAAGAATCTTTTCTTCTATGCATTATAGATTTAGTATTACGTATTACTGCAGTAATATTAGGAGGAATTTCTGGAGATTGGACTATTACATTTTATTTCTTATCTTTTATATGCAGCATTTATCATATATTTGTAGCATATTGGTATTATAGAATTTCAAACCCAAACAAAATAAACAGATACTAAATGATGTTAAAAAGAATAAATGCTTCAATAAAATATCGGCTTTCAAAATTATTTTTTCGTTTTGTAAAACCATATACTTTTGCATTTAAAAGAAATTTTCAAGGCAAAAAAATCAAAAATTTATCTTTGGGGAATACTACATTTATTGATTATAAAGACAATTTGTTTTTAGGCGACAATGTATATATAGGGCACTTTAATTTTATTGAAGCTAGCAATGGCATTGAAATTGGAGAAAGCGTACAAATAACAGACAATATAACAATTACGACACACTCAAGCCACAATTCTATTCGTTTGTATGGAAGACATTACAATAAATACAAAGAATTGAAAGGATACGAAAAAGGAAAAATAAAAATCGGTTCTTTTACTTTTATAGGACCTCATAGTGTAATAATGCCAGAAACAACTATTGGTAAAGGCTGCATTATAAAAGCGTATTCTTACGTAAAAGGCGAATATCCTGACTTTAGCATTATTAGCGGAAATCCAGCTAAGGTTATTGGCAGCACAAAAACATTAGATGAAAAAATATTAATTGAATATCCTGAATTAAAAAAGTTTTACAACGAATGGGCTGAATAAAAATGAAAAAAATACTTTTAATAGGCACTGACTCAATACACCTATATAATTTTTATATTGTAATCAAAGATTTATTTGATGAAATTGAAATTGTAATAGATAAGGAAAAAACAGATTATAATTTCGGAAAAAGCAAAATTCATGTAATAAATTTTTCTGCAAAAAACATTTTTAGATTTTTTCGCAATATTAAAATTTTAAGGAAAATCGCAAAGGAATTTAAGCCTGACATAATACATTCGCAGCAAGCAAACACAACCTCTTTTATGGCTGTTAGAGTTGCAAAGAAAACAAAAACACCAATTGTAGTAACTGCATGGGGAAGCGATATTTTACTCACTCCAACATTAGGTTTTTTTTACAAAAAAATGGTTTTATACATCATTAAAAATGCAAATGCTTTTACTGCTGATGCCAAATTTGTTGCAGAAAAAATGGATGAACTTGCTAAAGCGAAATTAGACACTACTATTGCAAACTTTGCATCTATTGAGATTTCAGAAAATCCTGTGAAAGAAAATATAATTTATTCTAATCGACTAATGAAAAAACTATATCGCATTGACAGAGTAATACAGGCTTTTGCAGTGTTTCTAAAAAATGAGGAACGCAAAGACTGGAAACTCATCATTGCTGGAACTGGCGAAGAATTAGCAACCTTACAAAAATTGTCAAAATCGCTGAATATAGCTGATAACATAGAGTTCACAGGATGGCTCAACCACAATGAAAACAAAAGTATTTATGAACAAGCCCGCATTTTTGTTTCTATTCCTGAATCAGATGGAACTTCAATAAGTCTGCTTGAGGCTATGGGAGCAGGCTGCATCCCCATCGTGTCTGACCTTCCGGCCAACCGTGAATGGATAACACATTCTGAAAACGGTTTTATTGTGAATGATTTCAAGAGCAACTTTTTTGAAGAAGCTTTGAAAATAAATTCTGCAAAAGCAATTTCTATCAATCAAGAACTGATTAGAAACAAAGCAAGCTTCAAAGCAAATCAAGATGCTTTTCTTAGTGTTTACAAAAAATATATTTCCATATAATGAAAATCTGTCACTTCACTTCAGCCCACCCATCAAACGATGTACGCATTTTTGAAAAAGAATGTGTGTCGTTGGCAAAAGCAGGATTTGAAGTTTTCCTTGTTGCTGCAGGAGAATGTGACAAAGAGGAAAAAGGAGTACACATTGTTACGGTGAAGCCCAAAAAACAAGGTCGTCTATATCGTATGCGCCGGTTTGCAAAACTGATTTTCCTCAAAGCGTTTGAACAGAATGCCGACATTTATCATTTCCATGATCCTGAATTGCTACGATTTGCGAAGAAACTAAAACAAGCTGGAAAAATTGTAATTTATGATGCACATGAAGACTTACCGCTTCAAATAAGCGGAAAACACTGGATTCCTGCTTTCCTGCGAAATTCAGTTGCACGAGCTGCAAAAAAATATCTAAAACAATGTGGCAAATACCTTTCAGCCATAATTACTGCTACACCAGCGATTGAAGATTCCTTTATCGGCTTTACGAAAACAAAAATAACTGTTGCAAATTACCCGATTATTGATGAAGTACAGATTATTGAAAATAAATCAATTAAGAAAAACACATTCTGCTATATTGGCGGTGTTTCGGAAATCAGAGGGTTGTCATCAATGCTGGAAGTTGCAACAAAAATAAATATTACAATTGAAATGGCGGGTCCGTTTTCTCCTCCCGAATTAATAAATGAAGCACAGCAACATCCGGCATGGTCTAAAATAGTTTATCATGGAGTTGTTGGACGTCAGGCTGTTTATGAAATAATGTCAAGAGCTAAAGCAGGATTAGTTTTATTATACCCTCAATCCAACTATCTTGAATCACTTCCTGTAAAAATGTTTGAATATATGGCTGCGGGAATTCCTGTTATCGCCTCAAATTTTCCACTTTGGGAAAAAATTATTTCTGAAAATGAATGCGGTATATGCGTTGATCCAAAAAATCCAGATGCTATCGCCGAAGCAATTAATTATATTATTAATAACAATGAGAAATCACAGCAAATGGGAGCAAACGGACAAAAAGCTATTCAAGAAAAATATAATTGGAAAATAGAAGAGAAAAAACTAATAACACTATACAAAAATCTTATTGATAATGCATAACACAAGTAAAGACATATTAGTTAGTGTGGTAGTTCCTTGCAGAAACGAGGCTAAGTATATTGAAATTTGCATAAATTCTATTATTTCAAACAAATTATCTGACCAAATAGAAGTTTTAATTGCTGACGGCGAAAGCAACGATGGAAGTAAAGAAATAATTACCGAATTAGCCAAAACAAACAGCAATATAAGATTAATAAACAATCCGCAAAGGCTAACTCCATTTGGCTTGAATATAGGCATCGAAAACGCACGCGGAAAATACATAATGATTGCAAGTTCACATTCCGCATTCCAACAAGATTATATCCCAACGCTTCTAAAAGAACTTCAAGAGCTAGATGCAGATGGAATTGGCGGAATAATGGAAACAAAAATATTAAACAGCAACAAAACTTCGGAAGCGATACGTATTGTGCTAACACATCCGTTTGGCGTAGGTAATTCATATTTTAGAATTGGAATAAAACAGCCTCTAAAAGTTGACACAGTCCCATTTGGATTATATAAAAAATCTTTCTTTGACGATGTAGGCTTATACAACACAAAACTAATCCGAAACCACGATATTGAGCTATCCAAGCGAGCTTTAGCATTAGGCAAAAAAATATTTCTTACGCCTTCAACCTCCTGCACTTATTATGCAAGAGAAACTTTTTCAAAATTGGCAAAAAATAATTTCAAAAACGGATTTTGGAATTTTAAAACAATATACATTACAAAAAAATTAAGCTCCATAAGCCTTCGACATTTTGTGCCATTTTTATTCATCATGTCATTGATTATTCCGATAATATTAGGACTAATATGGTCTAAGTTTTTTATTCTTTTATCTTGCTTATCACTGCTTCTGTACACAATTTTCATTTTATTTACTGCTTTAAAAATTGATAAAAACAAAACAAGTTTTTTTAAAATAATTTGCGCATTTGCAGTTCTGCATTTTAGCTATGGCAGCGGTTCAGTAATAGGGATGTTTAGCTTTATAAATCTTTTTAAAAAATGAAAAAATACATAGATAGATATGTAAATTTTTTTTCTCATAAAAATGAAAAAATATTGTTGCAAAACAACTGTATTTACAGGCTTTACAACAATATGGTAATTCCATTTGGACCAGCATCAGTTAATTACAGCATTCATAAAAAAGAAGCAAAAAAAATAAGAAAGTCATTCAAAGCCCATATAATCCGCACCACGTCTGGCTTTCCTAACAATATTTCAAATGG is part of the Bacteroidales bacterium genome and encodes:
- a CDS encoding O-antigen ligase family protein, whose translation is IFLIIFIAYILLCLFINFSNQSLSDFFEVYKLGKYAILFLFFGSLFEKNPKILDKTICIFLPLLLVFNLLHYFNIFGFNEAIEPFYAYNLEHLTYFGYDSLGNPGTKRMIGTAGNPNVNGVLFLFFTAYFLSKLDTKKINKYSILLALSIIGLILCQSRTSLVAAIVILILNFLLKKHTLKNISLIAIIIGAAVLTAIIFSNLSLDYYANTHIKPQDNNSLRGRFEVWQYLFEMVKEKPVFGYGPYKQYFYQNEIYSESEYILYLWRYGIIGLLMYITWIIIPLWKNLKAAAENRFYILIAVAIMITAITNNPLTNQMILPLFAIATSQFYSEQLIKTS
- a CDS encoding oligosaccharide flippase family protein is translated as MKIIKGRSTFFRNTLTLLSGTVIAQAIPILLSPVLSRIYTTEDFAILAIITPFITIGAIIANLRLDIALVIPKEDDEARKLMSLALLFNLLTVLLSVIGVFIFNFFFSKHTFFSESAIKLLWYIPAGIFALGWYTAFNYWSTRNKTYKNNATSKIVQSVINISVCIIFGYFKPGAEGLVLGLVLGYILGLCVLIFKHKNNFPISFKINKNRKKLKDVLVKYKNFIFINTPHASIGTFVDQGIVYFLKIFFPNNIIGAFSFGYRYTKAPLGIITSSLSQVFYEDAAKKANEGIDIRPLMFKIQKNLFIFSFPFYIIGLIWAPEIFSFVFSAEYYTAGEVASLLLPWIYLSFLVSPFSSVTLIFNKQKESFLLCIIDLVLRITAVILGGISGDWTITFYFLSFICSIYHIFVAYWYYRISNPNKINRY
- a CDS encoding acyltransferase, which translates into the protein MMLKRINASIKYRLSKLFFRFVKPYTFAFKRNFQGKKIKNLSLGNTTFIDYKDNLFLGDNVYIGHFNFIEASNGIEIGESVQITDNITITTHSSHNSIRLYGRHYNKYKELKGYEKGKIKIGSFTFIGPHSVIMPETTIGKGCIIKAYSYVKGEYPDFSIISGNPAKVIGSTKTLDEKILIEYPELKKFYNEWAE
- a CDS encoding glycosyltransferase family 4 protein, encoding MKKILLIGTDSIHLYNFYIVIKDLFDEIEIVIDKEKTDYNFGKSKIHVINFSAKNIFRFFRNIKILRKIAKEFKPDIIHSQQANTTSFMAVRVAKKTKTPIVVTAWGSDILLTPTLGFFYKKMVLYIIKNANAFTADAKFVAEKMDELAKAKLDTTIANFASIEISENPVKENIIYSNRLMKKLYRIDRVIQAFAVFLKNEERKDWKLIIAGTGEELATLQKLSKSLNIADNIEFTGWLNHNENKSIYEQARIFVSIPESDGTSISLLEAMGAGCIPIVSDLPANREWITHSENGFIVNDFKSNFFEEALKINSAKAISINQELIRNKASFKANQDAFLSVYKKYISI
- a CDS encoding glycosyltransferase family 4 protein, which gives rise to MKICHFTSAHPSNDVRIFEKECVSLAKAGFEVFLVAAGECDKEEKGVHIVTVKPKKQGRLYRMRRFAKLIFLKAFEQNADIYHFHDPELLRFAKKLKQAGKIVIYDAHEDLPLQISGKHWIPAFLRNSVARAAKKYLKQCGKYLSAIITATPAIEDSFIGFTKTKITVANYPIIDEVQIIENKSIKKNTFCYIGGVSEIRGLSSMLEVATKINITIEMAGPFSPPELINEAQQHPAWSKIVYHGVVGRQAVYEIMSRAKAGLVLLYPQSNYLESLPVKMFEYMAAGIPVIASNFPLWEKIISENECGICVDPKNPDAIAEAINYIINNNEKSQQMGANGQKAIQEKYNWKIEEKKLITLYKNLIDNA
- a CDS encoding glycosyltransferase family 2 protein, whose protein sequence is MHNTSKDILVSVVVPCRNEAKYIEICINSIISNKLSDQIEVLIADGESNDGSKEIITELAKTNSNIRLINNPQRLTPFGLNIGIENARGKYIMIASSHSAFQQDYIPTLLKELQELDADGIGGIMETKILNSNKTSEAIRIVLTHPFGVGNSYFRIGIKQPLKVDTVPFGLYKKSFFDDVGLYNTKLIRNHDIELSKRALALGKKIFLTPSTSCTYYARETFSKLAKNNFKNGFWNFKTIYITKKLSSISLRHFVPFLFIMSLIIPIILGLIWSKFFILLSCLSLLLYTIFILFTALKIDKNKTSFFKIICAFAVLHFSYGSGSVIGMFSFINLFKK